Proteins from a single region of Neodiprion virginianus isolate iyNeoVirg1 chromosome 4, iyNeoVirg1.1, whole genome shotgun sequence:
- the LOC124301831 gene encoding nucleoporin Nup35 translates to MEPMTLGSPVGSPVQTPGSPGPNSTYLPNFLLGDANPTARLNIMSPQGTPRNTQFGSITSGGLSSPSSNYCTPDYRTNRQKAMFGNVTSPSGPQISSQGQSGGPPTRGLFDTLETSQSMVPQSPSVGQNVTSNQSRVLTGSNLNNTLFLDSPANLSLNEPLQGLQQWVTVFGFPPNAINAVLSHISSRVRVVEKRGAPHAQGNWIHLKCASEQDAHRALACNGNIVSGSTMIGVVPCTDEGVVLGSEKDNLSKLSSGTRCFSTSDRINFSSPDYASSLPPTSPRIQNARPLAVGYNQHLSPQAVVMPQNVPQKSTGFFSKIYEYIW, encoded by the exons ATGGAGCCCATGACCCTTGGATCTCCTGTTGGAAGTCCAGTCCAAACACCAGGAAGTCCAGGACCAAACTCCACATATCTACCTAATTTCCTATTGGGAGATGCTAATCCT ACCGCTAGATTAAATATAATGAGTCCCCAAGGTACCCCAAGAAATACACAATTCGGATCTATTACCAGTGGAGGCTTATCATCACCTAGTTCGAACTACTGCACTCCAGACTACCGTACGAATCGCCAAAAAGCCATGTTTGGTAACGTAACGAGCCCCAGTGGTCCACAAATCAGCTCACAGGGGCAATCCGGTGGTCCTCCAACTAGAGGACTTTTCGATACACTTGAAACTTCGCAGTCAATGGTGCCGCAGAGTCCCAGTGTGGGTCAGAATGTTACTAGTAATCAGTCGAGAGTGTTGACGGgatcaaatttgaacaacACTTTGTTCTTGGATAGTCCTGCAAACCTTTCTCTTAACGAACCGTTGCAAGGGCTTCAGCAATGGGTCACAGTCTTTGGTTTTCCTCCAAATGCTATAAACGCCGTATTGTCTCATATATCCAGCAGAGTCCGTGTAGTTGAGAAACGTGGCGCTCCTCACGCTCAGGGTAATTGGATCCATCTAAAATGTGCGTCAGAGCAAGATGCACACAGAGCTTTGGCGTGCAATGGCAACATTGTTTCAGGCTCTACAATGATAGGCGTTGTTCCTTGCACAGATGAGGGAGTAGTTTTGGGATCAGAAAAAGATAACCTTTCCAAATTGAGTAGTGGCACCAGGTGCTTTTCTACATCAgatagaataaatttttcatctcctgaTTATGCGAGTAGTTTACCACCTACTTCGCCAAGAATACAGAATGCCCGTCCTTTAGCGGTAGGCTATAACCAACATTTGAGCCCCCAAGCAGTTGTAATGCCTCAAAACGTGCCACAGAAGTCGACAGGGTtcttctcaaaaatttatgaatacATTTGGTAG
- the LOC124301836 gene encoding glucose-induced degradation protein 8 homolog isoform X1 — protein MSFPDNQDDMSKDEWVAKLEDGSHIQRVSMNNLIMNYLVTEGFKEAAEKFQQESGVGPTVELNSLDDRIRIRDAIQNGRIQEATDLVNQLHPELLDNDRYLYFHLQQLHLIELIRTGRIEEALQFAQEQLSEAGESDDNILSELERTLALLAFDEPHKSPFSDLLHPTHRQKYMLQIASELNAAILKMEHRETTSPRLNNLLKMILWAQDELDTKKVKYPKMTDLGSATIENPK, from the exons ATGAGTTTCCCAGACAACCAGGACGACATGTCAAAAGACGAGTGGGTTGCCAAACTCGAGGATGGGTCCCACATACAACGTGTTTCCATGAATAACCTAATAATGAATTACCTTGTCACAG AAGGCTTCAAAGAAGCAGCGGAAAAGTTTCAACAAGAATCTGGAGTCGGGCCGACGGTTGAACTAAATTCTTTGGATGATAGAATTCGTATTAGAGATGCTATCCAAAATGGCCGAATTCAAGAAGCCACTGATCTGGTCAATCAGCTACATCCAGAGCTTCTGGATAATGACAGATATCTTTATTTCCACCTGCAGCAACTTCACCTTATAGAATTGATACGTACTGGCCGAATCGAAGAGGCTCTCCAGTTTGCTCAAGAACAGTTGAGCGAAGCTGGGGAATCTGATGACAATATATTAAGTGAGCTGGAACGTACCTTGGCTTTGCTAGCATTCGATGAACCACACAAAAGTCCCTTCAGTGATCTTCTGCACCCAACGCACAGACAGAAG TATATGTTGCAGATTGCAAGCGAGCTGAATGCCGCCATCTTAAAAATGGAACACCGCGAGACTACCAGCCCTAGactaaataatttattaaaaatgatacTTTGGGCTCAGGATGAGCTGGATACCAAGAAAGTGAAGTATCCCAAAATGACAGATTTGGGTAGTGCCACAATCGAAAATCCAAAGTAG
- the LOC124301836 gene encoding glucose-induced degradation protein 8 homolog isoform X2, which translates to MSFPDNQDDMSKDEWVAKLEDGSHIQRVSMNNLIMNYLVTEGFKEAAEKFQQESGVGPTVELNSLDDRIRIRDAIQNGRIQEATDLVNQLHPELLDNDRYLYFHLQQLHLIELIRTGRIEEALQFAQEQLSEAGESDDNILSELERTLALLAFDEPHKSPFSDLLHPTHRQKIASELNAAILKMEHRETTSPRLNNLLKMILWAQDELDTKKVKYPKMTDLGSATIENPK; encoded by the exons ATGAGTTTCCCAGACAACCAGGACGACATGTCAAAAGACGAGTGGGTTGCCAAACTCGAGGATGGGTCCCACATACAACGTGTTTCCATGAATAACCTAATAATGAATTACCTTGTCACAG AAGGCTTCAAAGAAGCAGCGGAAAAGTTTCAACAAGAATCTGGAGTCGGGCCGACGGTTGAACTAAATTCTTTGGATGATAGAATTCGTATTAGAGATGCTATCCAAAATGGCCGAATTCAAGAAGCCACTGATCTGGTCAATCAGCTACATCCAGAGCTTCTGGATAATGACAGATATCTTTATTTCCACCTGCAGCAACTTCACCTTATAGAATTGATACGTACTGGCCGAATCGAAGAGGCTCTCCAGTTTGCTCAAGAACAGTTGAGCGAAGCTGGGGAATCTGATGACAATATATTAAGTGAGCTGGAACGTACCTTGGCTTTGCTAGCATTCGATGAACCACACAAAAGTCCCTTCAGTGATCTTCTGCACCCAACGCACAGACAGAAG ATTGCAAGCGAGCTGAATGCCGCCATCTTAAAAATGGAACACCGCGAGACTACCAGCCCTAGactaaataatttattaaaaatgatacTTTGGGCTCAGGATGAGCTGGATACCAAGAAAGTGAAGTATCCCAAAATGACAGATTTGGGTAGTGCCACAATCGAAAATCCAAAGTAG
- the LOC124301835 gene encoding 27 kDa glycoprotein-like translates to MKILIVLGIFLIAAIQNANIVQAEDPKPTPGIRLRWVSFLKTKFHHFSGKDSDIDDQQIEIKCNNNGGPTAYNTIRQGMERFRISIDSIINSINTTVDGQTEKDFAEVCRSMQSVNDLLTSTANTIKPCLNLMERRDLDLNVNVSFSTVDYVCQNNGSSLFEFYATNAVECLNEKLNDLHDDCTADNSVFNHSTTHIDNTNIPLVFSPPTATIQTILCTDIDRAQNCSVRRLNECKQKIASKFVNTFWNIYKKGLGCETILKGIAANATANSP, encoded by the exons atgaagattCTCATTGTTCTTGGGATTTTTTTGATTGCTG CAATCCAAAACGCCAACATCGTTCAAGCGGAAGATCCAAAGCCTACACCTGGCATAAGGCTGCGTTGGGTCAGTTTTCTTAAGACGAAGTTTCACCATTTCAGTGGAAAAGATAGTGACATTGACGATCAACAGATAGAAATAAAGTGCAACAATAATGGTGGACCCACCGCGTACAATACTATCCGTCAAGGCATGGAACGCTTTCGAATTTCTATTGACTCCATAATAAACAGTATAAACACTACCGTTGATGGGCAAACGGAGAAGGATTTCGCAGAGGTTTGTCGTTCTATGCAGAGTGTAAATGACTTGCTAACCTCGACCGCGAACACAATCAAACCTTGCTTGAACCTGATGGAACGCCGGGACCTCGATTTGAACGTgaacgtttcattttcaacagtGGACTATGTTTGCCAGAACAATGGAAGTTCCCTCTTCG aattttaCGCGACCAATGCAGTTGAATGTTTGAACGagaaattgaatgatttaCATGATGATTGTACAGCCGACAATTCAGTTTTTAATCATTCCACCACCCACATTGATAATACTAATATTCCACTGGTATTCAGTCCTCCAACAGCCACCATACAGACGATCTTGTGCAC TGATATAGATAGAGCGCAAAATTGTTCCGTTCGAAGGTTGAACGAGTGCAAACAAAAGATAGCTTCGAAATTCGTCAACACTTTTTGGAATATTTACAAAAAGGGATTAGGATGCGAAACGATACTTAAAGGGATTGCAGCAAATGCTACTGCAAACAGTCCGTAA
- the LOC124301833 gene encoding 27 kDa hemolymph glycoprotein-like isoform X2, protein MKILIAFGFFLVAGILNSGVAQAEEPKKPPAKQTYVELLGKVKVNPLSEDDSDEYDEELVKAKCNKNGGPTAYDTAVQGLTNLQNTIESVINSTDNSIESDVSDDSSSEESISDDFAVICLSFAILKNWATQAIDAIKPCLDLEERQAIELLVNISSPVLEYICENDGSQLLGFFETGGIECIEAKSDSLNICLPDNSTSAESTESTEVATSSPGAVIPKPFDLPEFAVDLEDCSDFETIQNCVVGQLNGCPQRTPSNFINSIFNIIKKELGCTAILKAHKALAANAL, encoded by the exons ATGAAGATCCTCATCGCTTTCGGGTTTTTTTTGGTCGCTG GAATTCTGAATTCGGGCGTCGCTCAAGCGGAAGAACCGAAGAAGCCTCCCGCAAAACAGACCTACGTAGAGCTTCTTGGGAAGGTGAAGGTCAACCCTCTCAGTGAAGACGATAGTGACGAGTATGATGAAGAACTTGTAAAGGCAAAGTGCAACAAGAATGGTGGACCCACCGCGTACGATACTGCCGTTCAAGGCTTGACAAACTTGCAGAATACAATTGAGTCCGTAATAAATTCAACGGACAACAGCATTGAATCAGACGTTTCTG ATGATTCGAGCTCTGAGGAGTCGATTTCTGATGATTTCGCAGTGATTTGTCTCTcgttcgcgattttgaaaaactgggCGACCCAAGCCATAGATGCGATCAAACCTTGTTTGGATTTAGAGGAACGCCAGGCTATCGAACTTCTAGTAAACATTTCGTCTCCAGTGCTGGAATATATTTGCGAGAACGATGGAAGTCAACTCTTAG GATTTTTCGAAACTGGCGGGATTGAATGTATCGAGGCAAAAAGTGACAGTCTGAATATCTGTCTCCCTGACAATTCAACCTCCGCTGAATCCACTGAATCCACTGAGGTCGCTACCAGCAGCCCCGGTGCCGTAATTCCAAAACCATTCGATCTCCCAGAATTCGCCGTAGATCTAGAAGATTGCAG CGACTTCGAAACTATACAAAATTGTGTCGTCGGACAGTTGAACGGGTGCCCGCAAAGGACTCCTTCGAACTTCataaattctattttcaacATCATCAAAAAAGAATTAGGCTGCACAGCGATTCTCAAAGCACACAAAGCACTGGCTGCGAACGCTCTGTAA
- the LOC124301833 gene encoding 27 kDa hemolymph protein-like isoform X1: MKILIAFGFFLVAGILNSGVAQAEEPKKPPAKQTYVELLGKVKVNPLSEDDSDEYDEELVKAKCNKNGGPTAYDTAVQGLTNLQNTIESVINSTDNSIESDVSGDSSSEEEDEFKSICGSILVLKGWTTLGVDAIKPCLDLEERQVVEILLNVSFPLIEFVCENDGSQLLGFFQTDGIECLEEKTEGIRACLHINSTFAESVESTESSEATTGSPSAVIPKPFDLPEFAIDQEDCSDLETMQNCVIGQLNECTQRTPSNFINSIFNIIKKESGCAAVLKAHEALAKNAL; encoded by the exons ATGAAGATCCTCATCGCTTTCGGGTTTTTTTTGGTCGCTG GAATTCTGAATTCGGGCGTCGCTCAAGCGGAAGAACCGAAGAAGCCTCCCGCAAAACAGACCTACGTAGAGCTTCTTGGGAAGGTGAAGGTCAACCCTCTCAGTGAAGACGATAGTGACGAGTATGATGAAGAACTTGTAAAGGCAAAGTGCAACAAGAATGGTGGACCCACCGCGTACGATACTGCCGTTCAAGGCTTGACAAACTTGCAGAATACAATTGAGTCCGTAATAAATTCAACGGACAACAGCATTGAATCAGACGTTTCTGGTGATTCGAGCTCTGAGGAGGAAGATGAATTTAAATCGATTTGCGGCTCCATCCTGGTTTTGAAAGGTTGGACGACCCTAGGCGTAGATGCGATCAAACCTTGTTTGGACTTAGAGGAACGCCAAGTTGTCGAAATTCTACTAAACGTTTCGTTTCCATTAATCGAATTTGTTTGCGAGAACGATGGAAGTCAACTCTTAG GATTTTTCCAAACTGATGGAATCGAATGTCTCGAGGAAAAAACTGAGGGTATTCGAGCCTGTTTGCACATCAATTCAACTTTCGCTGAATCCGTTGAATCCACTGAATCCAGTGAGGCCACTACTGGTAGCCCCAGTGCCGTAATACCAAAACCATTCGATCTTCCAGAATTCGCCATAGATCAAGAAGATTGCAG TGACCTCGAAACTATGCAAAATTGTGTCATCGGACAGTTGAACGAGTGCACACAAAGGACTCCTTCGAACTTCATAAATTCTATCTTTAACATTATCAAGAAAGAATCAGGCTGCGCAGCGGTACTCAAAGCACACGAAGCACTGGCTAAGAACGCTCTGTAA